In Seriola aureovittata isolate HTS-2021-v1 ecotype China chromosome 24, ASM2101889v1, whole genome shotgun sequence, the following proteins share a genomic window:
- the LOC130165221 gene encoding gamma-crystallin S-like: MRLVQIIFYEDKNYQGRRYECDSDCTDFHSYLSRCNSARVESGTWVIYERPNFSGYQYVLARGEYPDYQSWTGFNDRVSSCKMIHFASEDPYKIELYGKGDFGGQVFEETEDCPSVLEKFHWRQVHSCRVLGGWWVFYEHPNYKGRQYLLEKGEYRKSVDWGAICPTVQSFRKLIE, translated from the exons atgcggttagtccag ATCATCTTCTATGAGGACAAGAACTACCAAGGTCGCAGGTATGAGTGTGACAGTGACTGCACCGACTTCCACTCCTACCTGAGTCGCTGTAACTCAGCCCGCGTGGAGAGCGGGACCTGGGTGATCTACGAGAGACCAAACTTCTCGGGTTACCAGTACGTCCTGGCCAGAGGCGAGTACCCGGACTACCAGAGCTGGACTGGCTTCAATGACAGAGTCAGCTCCTGCAAGATGATCCACTTT GCCAGCGAAGATCCTTACAAGATCGAGCTGTATGGTAAAGGGGACTTCGGTGGCCAGGTGTTTGAAGAGACTGAAGACTGTCCCTCTGTGCTGGAGAAGTTCCACTGGAGGCAGGTTCACTCCTGCAGGGTCCTGGGAGGCTGGTGGGTCTTTTATGAGCATCCCAACTACAAGGGCCGCCAGTACCTGCTGGAGAAAGGCGAGTACCGCAAGTCGGTGGACTGGGGCGCCATCTGCCCCACTGTCCAGTCCTTTAGAAAGCTCATTGAGTAG